The proteins below come from a single Sorghum bicolor cultivar BTx623 chromosome 4, Sorghum_bicolor_NCBIv3, whole genome shotgun sequence genomic window:
- the LOC8078878 gene encoding probable serine/threonine-protein kinase PBL19 encodes MSCFRCFSSSRTERGTGEKRREGSASPAAASFPSTVSTGAPSNLTFFSTASSAVGTSHSEDSSAVMRPAASKSSGSGSVSVSSARSIPELYEERGASTLREFGFRELRAATSDFSRLLKVGEGGFGSVYKGVVRLPGGPAGGTVVAIKKLNPNGHQGHKQWLAEVHFLGVVEHPNLVKLIGYCAARSERGPQRLLVYEFMTNKTLDDHLFNKAYPVLPWDIRLEIALDAAEGLLYLHEGLEVQVIYRDFKASNVLLDEKFRAKLSDFGLAREGPSAGDTHVSTAVMGTLGYAAPDYIETGHLTTKSDVWSFGVVLYEILTGRRSMERNRPKNEQKLLEWVRLYPVESKQFSKIIDKRLEGHYSKQGIRKIAKLANSCLAKQRRDRPTMREVVESLKQAMQHKELDGKSGSLGETPPPEQVSGKPTTEDVAVASARRRMLHLAALGENANSIARRRFMLMRTAATTTT; translated from the exons ATGTCTTGCTTCCGCTGCTTCAGCAGCAGCAGGACCGAGAGGGGCACGGGCGAGAAGCGTCGAGAGGGGTCGGCGTCGCCGGCGGCCGCCTCGTTCCCGTCCACCGTCTCCACGGGCGCGCCCTCCAACCTGACCTTCTTCTCCACGGCGTCGTCGGCCGTCGGCACGAGCCACTCCGAGGACTCCAGCGCGGTCAtgcggccggcggcgagcaAGTCGTCGGGCTCGGGCTCGGTCTCGGTCTCGTCGGCGCGGAGCATCCCGGAGCTGTACGAGGAGAGGGGAGCCAGCACCCTCCGCGAGTTCGGGTTCCGGGAGCTCCGGGCCGCCACCAGCGACTTCAGCCGCCTGCTCAAGGTCGGCGAGGGCGGCTTCGGCAGCGTTTACAAGGGCGTCGTCCGGCTACCTGGCGGGCCCGCCGGCGGCACGGTGGTTGCCATCAAGAAACTCAATCCCAACGGTCATCAG GGCCACAAGCAATGGTTGGCAGAAGTGCATTTCCTGGGAGTTGTTGAGCACCCAAATCTCGTCAAGCTCATTGGGTACTGCGCTGCTCGAAGTGAGCGAGGTCCTCAGAGGCTACTGGTCTATGAGTTCATGACGAACAAGACCCTGGACGATCATCTATTCAATAAAGCATATCCCGTCCTTCCATGGGACATCAGGTTGGAGATAGCACTGGATGCCGCTGAGGGATTgctgtacctccacgagggatTAGAAGTTCAG GTCATATATCGCGATTTCAAAGCTTCAAATGTACTGCTGGACGAGAAGTTTAGAGCAAAACTTTCAGATTTCGGATTGGCAAGGGAAGGACCATCGGCTGGTGATACTCACGTCTCTACAGCA GTTATGGGGACCTTGGGCTATGCAGCTCCAGATTACATTGAGACAGGCCATCTCACTACAAAGAGTGATGTGTGGAGTTTTGGAGTAGTTCTATATGAGATCCTCACTGGACGGCGCTCAATGGAGAGGAACCGTCCCAAGAACGAGCAGAAACTTCTCGAATGGGTGAGGCTGTATCCTGTTGAAAGTAAGCAATTCAGCAAGATCATAGATAAAAGGCTTGAGGGCCACTACTCTAAGCAGGGCATTAGAAAAATTGCCAAGTTGGCCAATAGCTGCCTTGCAAAGCAGAGAAGGGACCGTCCAACAATGAGAGAAGTGGTCGAGAGCCTGAAGCAAGCAATGCAGCACAAGGAGTTAGATGGGAAATCAGGGAGTTTGGGTGAGACTCCACCACCAGAGCAAGTATCTGGAAAAccaaccacagaggatgttgccGTGGCATCAGCAAGGCGGAGGATGCTTCATCTGGCTGCCCTAGGTGAGAATGCAAACAGCATTGCGAGGAGGAGATTCATGCTCATGAGGACTgcggctactactactacataa